TTTGGACTGTGTACCCAAGTGAGATGTGGTTGCAATGGTCGGATTTACGGTGCTCAGGATAGAAGTAGCTCGCGCGCAAGAATAGGTCGAGGCGACAGTCTGTGGATGGCGGGCTGCGCCGGGCGGGGCGTGGATGAAGTCAGATAGGGCCAGAGACTGACGGGCGCGGGCAGCCCCATTCCGCGTGGGTTGCAGCAACCCCATGAGGGTACGTGCGCTTCACAATCTGGCAGCCCCATTGCGCGTGGGTTGCAGCGCGTCGGCGGAAGAGGGGCCGGTGGCGCATATGGCAACCCTCGGGCGGGCGCGGATCGCAGGGCGAAGATGAGGAATGCGCGCGCGGCGCATTACGATAAGAGGCATGACGCTGTATCTGCACGATTTGAAAAAGGCCGCACTGGCTCCGCTGGAGCCTGTCCACCCCGGACACGTCGGGATTTACCTGTGCGGTGCTACCGTGCAGGGGTCTCCGCACATCGGACACCTGCGCAGTGCGGTCGCCTTCGACACGCTGATCCGCTGGCTGCGCCGCAACGGCACGCAGGTAACCTACATTCGCAACATCACCGACATTGATGACAAGATCCTCGCCAAATCAGCTGAAGCAGGAGTGCAGTGGTGGGCGTGGGCGTCTCGATTCGAGCGCGAATTTGCCGATGCGTATGCGACCCTCGGCGTGGTGCCACCCACCTTTGAGCCACGTGCCACTGCCCACATCCCTGACCAGATCGCGCTGGTGGAGCGCCTGATTGAACGTGGACATGCGTACGCGGACGGCCAGGGCAATGTGTATTTCGACGTTCATTCGCAAGAAGATTACGGCTCGCTGACCCGTCAGAAACTGGACGATATGCGTTCCACGGAAGATGACGCGCAGATTGACGCGGATGTCGAGGCAGGCAAACGCGATTCCCGCGACTTCGCCTTGTGGAAGGCTGCCAAACCCAGCGAACCAGCCACCGCCTCGTGGGATTCTCCGTGGGGACGAGGGCGGCCGGGTTGGCACCTGGAATGCTCGGCTATGTCGAAGCGTTACCTGGGCGAAGAATTCGACATCCACGGGGGCGGCATTGACCTGCGATTCCCGCACCACGAAAACGAGCAGGCACAGTCACACGGAGCCGGATGGGGATTTGCCCGCATGTGGGTTCATAATGCCTGGGTCACCATTAAGGGTGAGAAGATGGCGAAATCCGTGGGCAACGTTCTGTCCGTGGATGCGCTGACGCAGCAGGCACCCGCTCTGGCTGTGCGCTGGGCATTGTCAACAGTGCATTACCGTTCAGCCTTGGAGTGGGGACCCGACACGTTGCCGGCGGCTCAAGCGGCATCTGAAAAGTTCATTACCTTTGCTCTCAAGAGTGCGGAAGCTGCAGGCGAAGCAACCGTCGAAGAACTGCAGCTGGGGGAGAAAGATCTGCCTGAAGGGTTCGTCAATGCTTTGAACGATGACCTGAACGTCGCCGGCGCCCTCGCCGTGATTTACGAACACCTCAAAGTCGGTAACCAGGCCCTGGCCAGCGGCGACACAGAGGCGATTCGCCGCGAACACGTCCTCGTGCGATCCATGCTGGATCTGCTGGGCGTGGATCCCCTGTCCGATCAGTGGAAGGCCACCACTCGCGGGGAAACTGGAGCAACGACAGGCACGAACGGCAGCGGATCAAACGGCGCAATGGACGCCCTCGACAATCTTGTGACCGGTATTTTGAACGAGCGTGCGCAAGCCCGAGCAGATAAAGACTGGACGCGAGCCGACCAGCTGCGAGACACGCTGACCGAAGCCGGCATCACGGTGGAGGACGGCAAAGACGGTGCGACCTGGCACCTGGCAGCCGACTAAACCTTCTCGCCGCGCACACCAGCTCTCGCCAGCACAGCTTGGTCGGCACAGCTAAGACGGCAAGACTAGATGGCACGCGGAGCGTCGTGCTGCGGGTTCACACAGCGACACCGGCGCCTAGCGGCACAAATGTGGCAAGGATCCACGAAAATGCACTCGAATGTGGGGCGGGCCGTACGATAAAGTGAAGGACTTGCACGGCGCGAATCGCCACATCACCAGGTGAGGCGGCTGGAAGCATCCATTGAGCACCTCACGTAGCATCCGTATGTGCAGCCGTGCTCAAGCCCGCGATCAGCATAAGAAGGCAGGAGTCAACAGATGGCAAGTAATTACGGTCGACGTGGAGCCATCCGCAAACCTAACTCCAAGAAGGGGCCACGCGTAGGAACCGGCGGCCATTCACGCCGGGGTCTGGAGGGTAAGGGCCCCACTCCGAAAGCTGAGGATCGCGTCTACCACGCCGCCCACAAGCGCAAAGTTGCCCGTGAAAAGCGTGAGCAACAGGAAGCAGCGCTGGCACGTGCCCGCTCCAGGACCTCTATCAAGATTCCCGAAGGCCACGAGCTGATCTGTGGGCGTAACCCCGTTGCCGAAGCAGCTCAGGCAGGCGTGCCGATTCTGCGCGTCTTCATTTCACCGACCACAACGGCCGATGAGCGACTCGAATCCGTGATCCGCACAGCATCCTCTCTGGGAGCGCCGGTGATTGAAGTGACCAGGCGCGACCTGGACGTTGCAACGGATGGTGCCGTGCATCAGGGAGTAGCTGCCGAGGTGGACGCCTACGAATATGCCGATGCAGACGAACTGCTTGGTGACCTGCTTCAGCAGAGTGAGCCGCCCATGGTGGTGGCACTTGACCAGGTGACGGACCCGCACAATCTGGGTGCGACGTTGCGTGCTGCTGGCGCATTTGGCGCGGGAGGCGTGGTGATTCCGCAGCGCCGCTCGGCAGGTGTGAACGCCACCGTGTGGAAGGTGTCCGCTGGTGCAGCCGCGCGCGTCCCGGTTGCGCAGGTGTCCAACCTTGTACAGTTTCTGCGTGTCGCCAAAAAGGCCGGGTACTTCGTGGTCGGATTGGACGGCGGGGGTGACCAGTCGATCCGCCGCCTGCCCTTGTCGACCGAGCCACTGGTTATTGTCACGGGTGCGGAAGGGGCTGGACTGTCACGCCTGGTGCGCGACACCTGCGACCAGATCGTGTCGATTCCGATCAGCTCCACCGTTGAGTCTTTGAACGCGTCGGTTGCCACGGGCATCGCGTTGTACGAGGTGGCGGCCACGCGCGCCGACGCTCGCTGACAGGTACGCCGGGGATTCCCGGCGCGCTGCCCGCACGAACTGGACACTAGTGATGAGAACGCGTCAATCGCGATAGACTGGACGACGGTGTTTCAGCCAGGTGACCGTGAGACACCCTCGTCCATCAAGAAGACAGGCGAGCCACCAAGTAGGGGAGCATAACCGAATGCCAGCCGTGATCGTTTTGGGCGCACAATGGGGCGACGAAGGGAAGGGCAAGGCCACTGACCAGCTGGGTCAGCGCACCGACGTCGTCGTCAAGTTCAACGGTGGGAACAACGCCGGCCATACCGTCGTCGTCGACGGAGAAAAGTACGCGCTGCACCTGCTGCCCGCAGGTATCCTGTCCAAAGGTGTCACACCGCTGATTGGCAACGGCGTGGTGGTCGACCTGAGCGTTCTTTTCGATGAGATGGAACAGATCAGCGCTCGCGGTGTGGACTGCTCGAAACTGAAGATTTCGGCGGCCGCGCACATCATCCCGCCTTACAACCGCTTGGTGGACAACGCCAGTGAGAAGTTGCTGGGCGACAAGCAGATCGGCACCACTGGCCGAGGCATCGGGCCGACATATGCGGACAAGATGAACCGCATCGGCATCCGCATTCAGGATCTGTTCGATCCGCCGACCCTTGAGCAGAAGGTGCGCAGCGCCCTGGCTCAGAAGAACCCGCTACTTGAATCTGTTGGTATGGAAACGCTCGATCCGGAGGAGGTCACGCGCGAACTGCTGTCGTACGCTGACCGCGTGCGCCCCATGGTGGTGGATGCGTCATTGCTGGTCAACGATGCTTTGGATGAAGGCAAGACCGTCTTGTTCGAGGGTGGCCAGGCCACAATGCTCGACATTGATCATGGAACCTACCCGTTTGTGACCTCATCAAATCCGACGGCCGGTGGCGCACTGACCGGAACAGGTGTCGGGCCTACCCGCATCGACCGTGTGGTGGGTGTTGCCAAGGCGTACACGACGCGCGTAGGTGAAGGGCCTTTCCCAACGGAGCTTACTGACGAAGTCGGTGATGAACTGCGTAAACGCGGCGGCGAATTCGGTGTGACGACGGGGCGGCCGCGTCGTACTGGATGGTTCGATGCTGTGGTCGTGCGATACGCATCGCGCGTCAACGGGTTGACTGACCTGTGCTTGACGAAACTGGACGTCCTGACCGGATATGACACGATTCCGGTGTGCGTGGCCTATGAGGTGAACGGGCAGCGTTTGGATGAGATGCCAATGAATCAGTCAGACTTCGAGGCTGCAACACCCATCTATGAAGAGATGCCCGGATGGAGTGACGACATCTCCGGCGTGCGCACCTTCGAGGACCTGCCTCAAAAGGCTCAGGAGTACGTGTTGCGCCTGGAGGAGCTGTCCAAGTGCCGCATCTCCTCGATCGGTGTGGGAGCAGGACGCGAAGCCATCATTGTGCGCCACGCGCTCTGATCTGCAGTCGGTGCGCGCAGCTTGAATGTCGACGAGGCTGCGCGCCCCTGCGCCGAGCTGCCGCTCAGCTTCGATGGAGTTGGAGCTCAGCTTTGCTCGGAGCTTCCGCTTAGCTGTGTTCCGAGCCGGCGCTCAGCACTCCGTTGTCAATGGTGTAGGTCGTATCGGTCGCGCTCAGAGCCTGTTGGTCGTGCGTGACCATGATGACCGCTGCGCCTGTCGCGGCACTGTCGCGCAATAGCTCAAGTACCAGCGCCGTGCTGTCCGCATCAAGATCGCCGGTCGGTTCGTCAGCAATGATGATCGCAGGGGAGTTAATGACTGCGCGCGCAACGCTGGCCCGCCGCAGTTCTCCACCTGACAGTTCCGAGGGGTAGGCGTCAGCAAGTGGCGCAATATCCATCCGCTCCAGCAGTTCGCGGCCGCGCTCTTCAAGGCCGGCCAGGTCTGCCTCGCCGGCGATCTCTCCAGGCAGCAGAACATTGTCGAGGATGTTCAGGCTGGGAAGCAGTGAATGGTGCTGCGTAATGAAACCGAGGGTGCGCGCCCGAAGATTGCATAGCTCATGGTCGCTGAGGTGCGAGACTGCTTTGTTGTCAATGAGAACAACACCCGATGTGGGAGCCAACAGGCCAGCGATCAGATTTAACAGCGTGGTCTTCCCATTGCCGCTCCGGCCGACAATCGCAATGAACTCACCGGCATCGACCGTCAGGTTCACATGATCAACCGCCGCGAACACTGTGCCGCGTCGCGTGAATTCCCGGGTGAGGTCCCGAGTGGTCACGAGTGTCATTACTGCCCCCTCTGGAAAGTCGTATACGTCTCGGCTCGCGACAACTTCCATGCTGACAGGCTTGAGGCTGCCATACCGACGAGGGTGGCTGCCAACACGCTCCCCACTGCCAGACCCAACACTTGCGCGATGCTGATCTGAAGATAGGGCAGTGCCAGGGCGTCTGTAATCAGCGTGCTGTATGGGAAAACGACGAGGGAAGCCAGGCCGATTCCGATCACACCGCCAGCCAGGCCGATCAGCGCTGATTCAGTGAGGTACACGTGAACGAGGTGGGACTTGCGCATTCCCATGATGCGCAGTGAGGCAAATTCTTTCTTCCGCTCATTGACCGAGGTTAAGAACACAGCGAACAGCACGATCGCGCCCAGCACCCATACCGCGCCCACGAATGCGTAGGCATATCCCGTGATCACGTTCAGGTGAGCTTTGGTGGTCGCCGTAATTCCTCCGGGGTAGACGAAGCCGAGGCTTCCCATCCCCGTCGCCTTGGTGATGTTGTCTGCCACCTCGTGCGGGTCGACTCCATCTTTGACTGTGAGCAGGACGGCGGAGATCGCATTGCCCGCATGTTCTTCCGGAATGGCCGGATGGCCCACTTCCGCCGAGTACTTCACGACTTGAGGAACGGTTGCCGGATTGACGAACACTGAGCTGTCCAATGAGGTGCCGGTGGGTGCGAGCTGCGCTGCGACAGGGAAGTGGTGGCCGAAAAGTTTGATGTCACCGTTTGCAGACACTTTGATCTTCGAGCCTGCAATGACGTCACCGTCAGCAAGCTGTTTGTCGTACTGCGAGGACACCCAAGGCTCAATAATGAAATCGGTCTGTGGATTGAAACCGATGATCTGAACCTGGTCGTCACAGCAACTTGCCGTCAACGACGCAATATAAGTCTGCGCGGTGAGCTTTTCGATCCCGTTGGCCTTGGCCACCAACTCGGCGATGTTGTTGATGAAGTAGAAGGTGGAGGAACCGGTATTGGTCAGCAGTGCTTCCGCCTGCGGACGGGAAACCTGAGGAACAACCATGAGGTCGGCACCCATGCGTTCCTGCATACTCGCCAGACCGGTCTTAAGGTTGAACGACAAGACGGTACCGCCGAAGAAGGTACCGGATAGAACGCTGACGATGAATATCAGCGCGAAGGTGCGCAGTGGTCTGCTCGATAAGTTCTTCAGCGGTAGCCGTCGCAGTAGGTTGTGACGTGTCACGGTCTGCCTTCAGAACTTACTTCTGTGAGGCGGGTGCGATTGTCTTGACGCGACTGTTGACGTACACCACAACCACCGCGTAGACAATGGTCAGGATGCCCAGAACCATCAGCGTGGGGATCATGATCATGTTGCAGTGCATGTCGGCCTTCATGCATCCGCCAATGAGAACCTTGACGATGGCGATAGTCAAAGCGCCGTTGAGGCCAGCTGCAATTGCCAGTCCTGTCTGGATGCGGGTGTCAACGAAGAACGCAATGACGCCGATGACTGCGATAACCAGACCGATGCCGAGGGCCGCCTGAGCTGACCAGTGGCACTTCATGAAGTGCCCATCTTCCATCGGAGGGCATGGCTGCGCGAAAGTCTTGGGCGCGAATGCGATGAGAAGTCCCAGAAGGATTGCTGGAATCGATGAGATCAGTTTGTTTGTCATGATAACCCTTTCACAGGTGCTCGACGACCCTTCTGCCGGATCAGTCCGTCTCTCAAGAAACGCTGTTATTATGACAGCGTAAAATAAGAAAGGCAAACCTTACCTAATCAGTGAGGAGTGGATGGAAACCGCAGAATAGCGCCAACGGCGAGAGCGCAGGAGGTGTGGACCTGTGGTGCGAACCGTTAAAAAGTGAGCAAGGCGACGTGAAAGGGCCTCGAACTAAGCCATCTTTCTATCTCGTACGGTGAGCTGCTGTGCCCGGCGCTCAACCGGCTGTCAGTGCCTGGTGGTCAGATCCTCATCGAACCGCATCGATAATCGACGTCACTGTTTCATGGATCGCTTCGGCGCTTACTGGTTCGCCTGCGCTGGTGAAGTAGATTCCGAACACGAGGTTGGAGCACGCGATACGAGTAAACGTATACGTCTCATGTGGATCAGGATCGGCAAGATCAGCCGTGAAGGTGACGTACTGCGCGCCGCTGACCCTGCCGTCCTCTCTGAAGTGCAGGCCGGTGACCGCCGCATCAATTGCCTCACCATCGCATCCTTTCCGATTTCTCTCCAAGTGGAGACTGTAGAATTCCTGCGCGTTGGCCTTACTGGGGAAGAGTGACAGCTCAATGAAGGCCACAGAGGTCACTCCCTCAATCAATGACGTGTGACTCATGTAATCCGGTGACGGCAGGCTGTCAAAAAGCTTCTGGCATTGAGTGCTCTTGAACTGCAGCGGCTCAACGTCGGTATAGCGGATGGGGCCCTCGACTTCATCAACGGGGCCAATGCCACTGACCGCGACATTTCGGAGTGCCTCTGTGGCTTCACTTGCAGAGAGTGGATCAGAGTGACGTGAGGTGATGAAAAGAACGCCGGCCGCAACCAGAGCGATCACGAGAACGCAGCTCACCAGCACGACTAGATCAGTTTCATGTACTTGAGTACTACCGTGCCATGTCGCACTGCCACACATCAATATCTCCGGCCCCAACAATCTGTCCTTGATCATCGCAAGGTGCTGGAAATGAGGCGGGGGTGAAAGTGGCACCGGACCGAAAGCGCCTGTCGGCGCGAAGGCCGCTCGTAGCGGCAATAGTTGGAGCCCGGGGCTTAGCGGCCCGATGCCGCGTTCAGCCTAGCATTGCCACCCACACTGACGCTCAGTGACCTTGCCAACTTCAGGTTCCGTCGGCGCCGTCCTTGCCGGCAGTGCGCAGTGTTGCCCGCTTCGGTGATGGCGAACAAGACCAGAGAATTGCTGGTCGCCCTCGTGAATCGTGGTGAAGGCCCGTACAGTAAG
The sequence above is a segment of the Schaalia radingae genome. Coding sequences within it:
- a CDS encoding ABC transporter ATP-binding protein, whose translation is MTLVTTRDLTREFTRRGTVFAAVDHVNLTVDAGEFIAIVGRSGNGKTTLLNLIAGLLAPTSGVVLIDNKAVSHLSDHELCNLRARTLGFITQHHSLLPSLNILDNVLLPGEIAGEADLAGLEERGRELLERMDIAPLADAYPSELSGGELRRASVARAVINSPAIIIADEPTGDLDADSTALVLELLRDSAATGAAVIMVTHDQQALSATDTTYTIDNGVLSAGSEHS
- the cysS gene encoding cysteine--tRNA ligase, which encodes MTLYLHDLKKAALAPLEPVHPGHVGIYLCGATVQGSPHIGHLRSAVAFDTLIRWLRRNGTQVTYIRNITDIDDKILAKSAEAGVQWWAWASRFEREFADAYATLGVVPPTFEPRATAHIPDQIALVERLIERGHAYADGQGNVYFDVHSQEDYGSLTRQKLDDMRSTEDDAQIDADVEAGKRDSRDFALWKAAKPSEPATASWDSPWGRGRPGWHLECSAMSKRYLGEEFDIHGGGIDLRFPHHENEQAQSHGAGWGFARMWVHNAWVTIKGEKMAKSVGNVLSVDALTQQAPALAVRWALSTVHYRSALEWGPDTLPAAQAASEKFITFALKSAEAAGEATVEELQLGEKDLPEGFVNALNDDLNVAGALAVIYEHLKVGNQALASGDTEAIRREHVLVRSMLDLLGVDPLSDQWKATTRGETGATTGTNGSGSNGAMDALDNLVTGILNERAQARADKDWTRADQLRDTLTEAGITVEDGKDGATWHLAAD
- a CDS encoding ABC transporter permease; the protein is MTRHNLLRRLPLKNLSSRPLRTFALIFIVSVLSGTFFGGTVLSFNLKTGLASMQERMGADLMVVPQVSRPQAEALLTNTGSSTFYFINNIAELVAKANGIEKLTAQTYIASLTASCCDDQVQIIGFNPQTDFIIEPWVSSQYDKQLADGDVIAGSKIKVSANGDIKLFGHHFPVAAQLAPTGTSLDSSVFVNPATVPQVVKYSAEVGHPAIPEEHAGNAISAVLLTVKDGVDPHEVADNITKATGMGSLGFVYPGGITATTKAHLNVITGYAYAFVGAVWVLGAIVLFAVFLTSVNERKKEFASLRIMGMRKSHLVHVYLTESALIGLAGGVIGIGLASLVVFPYSTLITDALALPYLQISIAQVLGLAVGSVLAATLVGMAASSLSAWKLSRAETYTTFQRGQ
- the rlmB gene encoding 23S rRNA (guanosine(2251)-2'-O)-methyltransferase RlmB, with translation MASNYGRRGAIRKPNSKKGPRVGTGGHSRRGLEGKGPTPKAEDRVYHAAHKRKVAREKREQQEAALARARSRTSIKIPEGHELICGRNPVAEAAQAGVPILRVFISPTTTADERLESVIRTASSLGAPVIEVTRRDLDVATDGAVHQGVAAEVDAYEYADADELLGDLLQQSEPPMVVALDQVTDPHNLGATLRAAGAFGAGGVVIPQRRSAGVNATVWKVSAGAAARVPVAQVSNLVQFLRVAKKAGYFVVGLDGGGDQSIRRLPLSTEPLVIVTGAEGAGLSRLVRDTCDQIVSIPISSTVESLNASVATGIALYEVAATRADAR
- a CDS encoding DUF4418 family protein — encoded protein: MTNKLISSIPAILLGLLIAFAPKTFAQPCPPMEDGHFMKCHWSAQAALGIGLVIAVIGVIAFFVDTRIQTGLAIAAGLNGALTIAIVKVLIGGCMKADMHCNMIMIPTLMVLGILTIVYAVVVVYVNSRVKTIAPASQK
- a CDS encoding adenylosuccinate synthase; the encoded protein is MPAVIVLGAQWGDEGKGKATDQLGQRTDVVVKFNGGNNAGHTVVVDGEKYALHLLPAGILSKGVTPLIGNGVVVDLSVLFDEMEQISARGVDCSKLKISAAAHIIPPYNRLVDNASEKLLGDKQIGTTGRGIGPTYADKMNRIGIRIQDLFDPPTLEQKVRSALAQKNPLLESVGMETLDPEEVTRELLSYADRVRPMVVDASLLVNDALDEGKTVLFEGGQATMLDIDHGTYPFVTSSNPTAGGALTGTGVGPTRIDRVVGVAKAYTTRVGEGPFPTELTDEVGDELRKRGGEFGVTTGRPRRTGWFDAVVVRYASRVNGLTDLCLTKLDVLTGYDTIPVCVAYEVNGQRLDEMPMNQSDFEAATPIYEEMPGWSDDISGVRTFEDLPQKAQEYVLRLEELSKCRISSIGVGAGREAIIVRHAL